GGCGCAGTTGATCCACAGTGTGATGGGGCCGAGCTTTTCTTCTATTTCCTCAGCCGCCTGTTCCACTGCTGCCGCATCGGCCACGTCGGCGCAGACGATATGGGTGCGCACGGTGAGTTCACGCAGTTCGGCTGCGGCATCATTGAGCCGGTCGCGGTTGCGGCCAAGCAGGGCGACATCGCACCCGGCCCGGGCCAGTGTGCGGGCCGTGGCGCGGCCGATTCCCGCGCCCGCTCCGGTAATGACGGCAACCTGCTGCGGCATGAATGATGCTCCCACCCGTTGGTAACAAGAACCGCGCGGGCAACGCCGCGCGGGCTGAAAATCATGACCGGCACCCTATCACGGCCTGCGGCGGGCGAACACCATCACGCAGGCAGGGGTGCCCCCTCAGATGTATTTCAGCGCCACGATGCCGCCCACCAGCACGACAGCGAACAGCCCGGCCACCAGCGGCAGGCGCTGCTCGATAAAGCCCTGGATCGGCGCGCCATAGCGGCGCAGCAGGGCCGCAAGCAGGAAGAAGCGCGCGCCGCGTGTTATCGCGCAGGCCAGCAGGAACGGCACTACAGACAGATGCGCCGCACCACTGGCAATGGTGACGAATTTGAACGGGATGGGCGTCAGCCCCTTGATGAGAATGATCCACACGCCCCATTCACGGAAGCGGTCCTGCAGGGTCTGTAATGTGTGCTCGGCATGATAGAAATGCACGATTGGCATGGCCGCATATTCCAGCAGGAACGAGCCGATGCACCAGCCCAGCACCGCCCCCGCCACGGAGGCCGCGGTGCAGACGGCCGCCAGCCGGAAGGCCCGCTCGCGCTGTGTCAGCACCATGGGCAGCAGCATGATGTCAGGCGGCAGCGGAAAGACGCTGGCCTCGGCAAAGGCGATCACTGCCAGCCAGATGACGGCATGCCGGCTGGCGGCGAGGGCAGTGATGCGGGCATACAGGCGATCAAGCATTATCGGGCAATGCCATTAACCGCCTGCTGCGGGCAAGGACTTATTGCGCGCTGGTCACCCGTGGCTCGCAGCTCACGGGAAAGCGTACAGAGCGCGCGATACAGCTGCGCATGGCGGCATCGTGGTGCAGGTCAATGACCTGCTGCACGTCATGCGCGGTGGAAAGGGCGGCATGGGGCCGCAGGATGACCTGCGTGAAGGAAAATGACCCGTCCTCGAACTCCTCCAGAATGCCCTCGGCATGGTCGGCATAGGAAAGAATGCCGATTCCCATCGCCGTGCACAGATGGATGAACCAGAGCTGGTGGTCAGCGCACAGCGCGCCGAGCAGAAGCTTTTCCGGGTTCCATTTCTGGGAGTCGCCGCGAAAGGCGGGTGAGGCCGAGCCGTCAATGACCGGTCGGCCCGTGCAGTGCAGCTCGTAGCTGCGTTGATGATGGGCCTGCCGGGAAGCCCCGTCATGTTCGCCGCTTCCGGTCCATAAAAGTGAGACCTGATAACGGTGTGTTCTGTCCGGCATCGAGCGCTATATCCTGATTTGTCCGTACTGGAATCGGACCTTAGCAGACAAGTGTGACAGTCACACGTAGTCCATGCGGGTGTCGGTTGCCTAGCCGGATATCGCCGCCAAGCCCCCAGATGATATTACGCGAGATGGACAGGCCGAGCCCCGTGCCGCCGGTTTCGCGGTTGCGGCTCTGTTCGGCGCGGACAAAGGGGTCGAACATGCGCTCGAGGTCCTCGGTGGGCAGGCCGGGGCCATCATCCTCGATCAGGATGGTGACGGTGGATTCCGCGCCATCCTCGCCTGCCTTCTGGTGGGGTGGAAGCAGCACGATCCGCACGCCGCCGCCATATTTTATGGCGTTGGTCACGAGGTTGCTCAGCGCGCGCTTGAGCGCCATGGGGCGCGCGCGCACCAGCACGTCGGGTATTTCGGATGAAAATGCGATGTTGTCAGCCGCATCGAGATAGGTCTCGGTGGCTTCATCGGCAATGGTCTGCAGCAGTGCGGTCAGGTTGACCTGCCCCATCGGCTCGCGCTGCGAGGCGTCGCGGCCAAAGGCCAGGGTGGCGGCCACCATGGCTTCGAGTTCATCGAGGTCAGCGAGCATCTTGGCCCGCATCTCGTCATCCTCGATGAATTCTGCGCGCAGCTTCAGGCGCGTGATCGGCGTGCGCAGGTCGTGGCCAATGGCGGTCAGCATCAGCGTGCGATCGGTCAGGTAGCGGCGGATGCGGTGCGCCATGGTGTTGAAGGCATGGGCGGCGCGCGCCACCTCGCTTGGCCCGTTCTCGGGCATGGGCGGGGCGTTGACGTTGCGGCCAAGCTCCTCGGCGGCGGCGCCGAGCGTGCTGACGGGCGCGATCAGCCTGCGCACGCCCCACAGGATCAGGATGCCGCCCGCGAAGGTCATGATGAGGAAGGCGA
This is a stretch of genomic DNA from Komagataeibacter xylinus. It encodes these proteins:
- a CDS encoding YqaA family protein produces the protein MLDRLYARITALAASRHAVIWLAVIAFAEASVFPLPPDIMLLPMVLTQRERAFRLAAVCTAASVAGAVLGWCIGSFLLEYAAMPIVHFYHAEHTLQTLQDRFREWGVWIILIKGLTPIPFKFVTIASGAAHLSVVPFLLACAITRGARFFLLAALLRRYGAPIQGFIEQRLPLVAGLFAVVLVGGIVALKYI
- a CDS encoding OsmC family protein → MPDRTHRYQVSLLWTGSGEHDGASRQAHHQRSYELHCTGRPVIDGSASPAFRGDSQKWNPEKLLLGALCADHQLWFIHLCTAMGIGILSYADHAEGILEEFEDGSFSFTQVILRPHAALSTAHDVQQVIDLHHDAAMRSCIARSVRFPVSCEPRVTSAQ
- a CDS encoding ATP-binding protein; this translates as MQPFSGSSFLSAPPPAEKPPGAWPRLWRRILPQSLAARTTLLLIGGLGIIQIIGLTIHALDRFDFDQRMIYERARSKMFTYYRAIVETAPSDRDRELAALHLPESVHITLTPGPEPDMINAMALPPRSQHHMPPGEWNGGHMSDDMGPVPFSHGGPHGPGGPFGPDSPGGPHGFGPENDPGMGPLPQSMRPEQVLISPASGRRRAVAFLLPDERRWVTIHYILPRPSLFRSPTFPIAFLIMTFAGGILILWGVRRLIAPVSTLGAAAEELGRNVNAPPMPENGPSEVARAAHAFNTMAHRIRRYLTDRTLMLTAIGHDLRTPITRLKLRAEFIEDDEMRAKMLADLDELEAMVAATLAFGRDASQREPMGQVNLTALLQTIADEATETYLDAADNIAFSSEIPDVLVRARPMALKRALSNLVTNAIKYGGGVRIVLLPPHQKAGEDGAESTVTILIEDDGPGLPTEDLERMFDPFVRAEQSRNRETGGTGLGLSISRNIIWGLGGDIRLGNRHPHGLRVTVTLVC